From Clavelina lepadiformis chromosome 9, kaClaLepa1.1, whole genome shotgun sequence, the proteins below share one genomic window:
- the LOC143470640 gene encoding creatine transporter-like codes for MKDISPRQVTWSRSWDFMFATAGWSIGLGNIWRFPYLCYQYGGGAFLIPYIFFALFFALPCLVLEASLGQMVGKNLFDMWRSTVPILSGIAFAGMTMNFFDKMSYSTLLVWIIKYFVASFSNTLPWMSCNNTWNDENCLDFAIQNKSELSSIKQLNGTRGESAAEQYWKLEVLKISSGLNEFGGLSLDLVLFNVLLWLLVYLSTLRGIKFSTKISYITASLPAILIVVMVIRGLTLDGGMTGVRYYLKIDISKLADFEVWVKAASQIAYSIGIGFGIVPSLRSHNKSKDNFYRDCILVVVFNMLSSFACGLAVFSSLGFVAQKLNTTIDAFQTSGPGLVFLAYPQSLSLLPLPQLWCALLFLMLFFLGFDSQFIAYEILVSFLSDLSPGLRSFRYGKRIFNTAFCVLICLLSWIFLPKGGAYMFEIFNQHAGAAWNVFLICGCELVAVAWFYGAKKHCQQIRRMLTGSSRAEVVIIFLWKFFSPCCCFALCVYYIVKHKPLKYGNYVYPPWAQAFAHVLSLSSFVWIPGYAIYLLLTSKKTKAELFGRKRLCSNDDDGDKRTEVEKAQMELQCTKFVEDSVVENNE; via the exons ATGAAGGACATTAGCCCAAGACAAGTGACTTGGAGCCGATCCTGGGATTTCATGTTTGCCACAGCAGGCTGGAGTATAGGGTTGGGAAATATTTGGCGGTTTCCTTATCTATGCTACCAGTATGGGGGAG GCGCATTTCTCATTCCGtatattttctttgctttatttttcgCACTTCCTTGTTTGGTGTTGGAGGCCTCACTGGGGCAAATGGTCGGAAAAAATCTCTTTGATATGTGGCGTTCAACCGTTCCTATCCTTTCTG GAATCGCTTTTGCTGGCATGACCATGAACTTTTTCGATAAAATGAGCTATTCCACACTGCTGGTGTGGATAATAAAGTATTTCGTGGCAAGTTTTTCGAATACTCTTCCTTGGATGAGTTGCAATAACACTTGGAACGATGAAAATTGTTTGGATTTtgcaattcaaaataaaagcgAACTTTCCAGCATCAAACAACTAAATGGCACACGAGGAGAATCAGCGGCGGAACAGTATTGGAA GCTAGAAGTTCTAAAAATTTCTTCTGGTTTAAATGAATTTGGTGGTTTGTCGTTGGATTTGGTTCTCTTCAATGTCTTATTATGGCTGCTGGTCTATCTATCTACTTTGAGGGGGATTAAGTTCTCAACAAAG ATTAGTTATATTACAGCAAGTCTTCCCGCTATTTTGATCGTTGTTATGGTGATACGAGGTTTAACACTTGATGGCGGTATGACGGGGGTTCGCTACTACTTAAAAATTGACATTTCGAAATTGGCCGATTTTGAA GTTTGGGTAAAAGCAGCGTCACAAATCGCGTATTCGATTGGCATTGGATTTGGTATTGTGCCCTCTTTACGTAGTCATAACAAGAGTAAAGACAACTTTTACAG GGATTGTATTCTCGTTGTTGTGTTCAACATGCTGTCGAGCTTTGCGTGCGGACTTGCCGTTTTTTCAAGTCTAGGGTTTGTGGCACAAAAACTt AACACAACAATCGATGCATTTCAAACTTCTGGGCCTGGTCTGGTGTTCTTGGCTTATCCACAGAGTTTGTCTCTTTTACCACTTCCTCAGTTGTGGTGCGCTCTGCTCTTTCTAATGCTATTTTTTCTAGGATTTGACTCACAG TTTATAGCATATGAAATTTTGGTTTCATTTCTTTCCGATCTTTCTCCGGGTTTGAGGTCATTCCGATACGGAAAAAGGATCTTTAATACAGCGTTTTGTGTCCTGATCTGTCTTTTAAGCTGGATTTTTCTCCCAAAG GGTGGAGCGTATATGTTTGAGATATTCAATCAACATGCTGGTGCGGCTTGGAACGTTTTTCTTATTTGTGGCTGCGAACTAGTAGCAGTGGCTTGGTTTTATGGCGCCAAGAAACACTGCCAGCAAATTAGGCGCATGCTGACTGGATCAAGTCGTGCAGAAGTCGTCATCATTTTCCTTTGGAAATTTTTCAGCCCTTGCTGTTGCTTC GCCTTATGTGTATATTACATCGTGAAACACAAACCACTTAAGTACGGCAACTACGTCTATCCACCTTGGGCACAAGCATTCGCACATGTGCTAAGTTTGTCGTCGTTTGTATGGATTCCAGGTTATGCCATATATCTGCTCCTCActtcaaagaaaacaaaagcagaG CTCTTTGGGAGAAAAAGGTTGTGCTCCAACGACGATGATGGAGATAAACGGACTGAAGTAGAAAAAGCACAAATGGAGCTCCAGTGTACAAAGTTTGTTGAAGACTCTGTTGTGGAAAATAACGAGTAA
- the LOC143470641 gene encoding sodium- and chloride-dependent GABA transporter 2-like produces the protein MSGTNSRQVSWSRSWDFMFATAGWSIGLGNIWRFPYLCYQYGGGAFLIPYIFFGFVFALPCLMLEASLGQMVRKNLIDTWRSKVPVFTGIAYANMVMSFLVVIHYVTLLVWIVKYFVASFSTILPWISCNNTWNDERCVDFTIQNKSELFGSNQLNGTRGESAAEQYWKLNVLKISSGINEVGSLQLDLMAYSALVWLLIYLSTFKGIKFSAKVSYITATLPAILIVVMVILGLTLDGSMAGISHYLRPDISKLADFEVWLKAASQTGYSVGSGYGIMLALRSHNKYNDNFYRDCMLIVMFNMLTSFVSGFAVFSNLGFVAHKLNTTIDAFQTSGPGLVFLAYPQSLSLLPLPQLWCALLFLMLFFLGFDTQFIHYEFLVSLVFDLFPQMRGRYRYAKEIFNAMFCVVLCLISWIFLTESGPYLFEIFNQYSSVAWSFFIICGCELVAVAWFSGAKKHCQLIKRMIGPTRTENVIIFFWKYFTPAWCLALAAYSIVFHKALTYGNYVYPPWAQAFAHTLSFSSFVWIPGFAIYLLLTSKKTKAELLGRGSQCSNNDDGKEFDEVDKAQIELQCTKLVESSVA, from the exons ATGAGTGGCACCAACTCCAGACAAGTCTCTTGGAGCCGATCCTGGGATTTCATGTTTGCCACAGCAGGCTGGAGTATAGGGTTGGGAAATATTTGGCGGTTTCCTTATCTATGCTACCAGTATGGGGGAG GAGCTTTTCTCATTCCGTATATTTTCTTTGGATTCGTTTTTGCACTTCCTTGTTTGATGTTGGAGGCATCATTGGGACAAATGGTCCGCAAAAATTTGATTGACACGTGGCGCTCAAAAGTTCCTGTATTCACAG GAATCGCTTACGCCAACATGGTGATGTCTTTCTTGGTCGTTATTCATTACGTCACACTCCTGGTGTGGATAGTGAAGTATTTCGTAGCAAGCTTTTCGACTATTCTTCCTTGGATCAGTTGCAATAACACTTGGAACGATGAACGTTGTGTCGATTTtacaattcaaaacaaaagcgAGCTTTTTGGTTCAAATCAGCTAAATGGGACAAGAGGAGAATCAGCGGCGGAACAATATTGGAA gctaaatgttttaaaaatttcatctGGTATCAATGAGGTTGGAAGTTTGCAGTTGGATTTGATGGCTTACAGTGCTCTGGTCTGGTTGCTAATTTATTTATCTACTTTTAAAGGAATTAAATTCTCAGCCAAG GTCAGTTACATTACAGCGACGCTTCCGGCCATTTTAATTGTTGTCATGGTGATATTAGGTTTAACACTTGATGGCAGCATGGCGGGGATAAGCCACTATCTGAGACCTGACATTTCAAAGCTAGCAGATTTTGAG GTTTGGCTGAAGGCAGCATCTCAAACGGGTTATTCGGTTGGCAGTGGATATGGCATCATGCTTGCGTTACGTAGTCATAACAAATACAATGATAACTTTTACAG GGACTGTATGCTCATTGTCATGTTCAACATGCTTACCAGTTTCGTCTCCGGGTTTGCTGTCTTTTCAAATTTGGGTTTTGTTGCGCATAAGCTG AACACAACAATTGATGCATTTCAAACGTCTGGGCCTGGTCTGGTGTTCTTGGCTTATCCACAAAGTTTATCTCTTCTACCACTTCCTCAGTTGTGGTGCGCCCTGCTCTTTCTAATGCTATTTTTTCTAGGATTTGACACACAG TTCATTCACTATGAGTTCTTGGTCTCTTTGGTTTTCGATCTTTTTCCTCAAATGCGCGGACGTTATCGTTACGCAAAAGAGATTTTCAATGCAATGTTCTGTGTGGTGCTCTGCCTTATAAGCTGGATATTTTTAACAGAG aGTGGACCATATctgtttgaaatattcaatCAGTACAGTAGCGTAGCTTGGagttttttcatcatttgtggCTGCGAACTGGTAGCTGTGGCTTGGTTTTCTGGCGCCAAAAAACACTGCCAATTAATTAAACGTATGATTGGACCAACTCGAACTGAAAATGTGATCATTTtcttttggaaatattttaccCCGGCTTGGTGTTTG GCGTTAGCAGCATACAGCATtgtatttcacaaggcactcacTTACGGTAACTACGTCTATCCACCTTGGGCACAAGCATTCGCACACACGCTCAGTTTCTCGTCTTTTGTATGGATTCCAGGTTTTGCCATATATCTGCTCCTCActtcaaagaaaacaaaagcagaG ctTCTCGGAAGAGGAAGTCAGTGCTCCAACAACGATGATGGAAAAGAGTTTGATGAAGTAGACAAAGCACAGATAGAGCTCCAGTGTACAAAACTAGTTGAGAGTTCTGTTGCGTGA